The Ficedula albicollis isolate OC2 chromosome 5, FicAlb1.5, whole genome shotgun sequence genome includes the window AAGCTTTCCGTGGAGCTGATTGAAATTCCAAGAATTTCACCTTTCAAACGTATTTTTTCATTGCATTCcttttctggtttctttctcaaagaatcatttttctctccagtctTCAGCACTGTCATTTGCAACCAATTCTAAGAATAGTTAGAAGGCTGCTGAATTCTAAACCCCGGTAGCAtttccaggaaaagcagggaataTTTTAAGGCATAAATCATCTCTCACCAGCTCCAGGGGTTTTTGGTTGCACTGCTGTTGTTCATACACAAATCCTGATGCCAGTAtaagcagagctgcctcagaGAAGAGACTTCCCTTATACTCAACCTAAAGAATGTTTGtgtcaatttaaaaataaacgTGAAATTGACATGATTTTATGATGACCTGTGATCATATCCCTGGTGCCAACAAGAACTCAAAGGCCAGAGCATGGTGAAGCCAATGGAAAAATTCCCCTTGTTTTCTGTATTCTATGGATCAACCTTCAAACTTTAGTCCATCAGAGACACAAATGGGTGTTTAATTTATCACCCAGCCTGAGGGAACTAAGAAATGCTTCAGGGCAAGTGACTGTTGAGTGCTGTCAATGAGTCCCAGGCAAACAGCACCTGCAGGAGTGTGTTCTTATCCTcccaaaaatgctgctgcattATCCCCTGGCTGCCAGATTTGTTttcatcctgctgcagcactgttAGGAATAACAGGATTTATCTACAGGGTATTAAATCAGTAGGAAGAGGAAGCAGAAGCATAATCCATTTCATCTCTCTTAAAATACAAGCAGCAAAAACCTTCCACTGAGTTGTCCAAGACAATAAAATGACATCTTTATATTCAACTAAAATTTATGGTTCCCTAAAAAGAGATTGAGATTGGGTGCAGTGATTCAATCAAGAGTTTTGGTGATAAGCTGAAAGGTCCGAATCCAGTTTTGCCAATATTTAATTTATCAACTTGATCAAGAGTAAACTAGCAATCTAGATCTCTTCAAACCCCAAGCACAGACTCTGATTAGTTTTAAGTGTTAATTCACTCTCCCCACGGAGATGTCACTGGAAGGACTTCATACCACAAAAACCACACAAAGAAGGACATCAAGCAAATAACGGCGTGTGCTCAGTACGAGAAAAGACAACTATTTATTTAGCACAGCGAGGTCAGTCATTTCAGCCTTCTGCTTCGACAGATTTGGGGCTGAGAGAGGGGGATCTGCTCCCTCGGCCTGGTGCTCGCTGGACATCTTTTGGCTCAGAACGAAAgcactgcacagcctggcacagtaAGGCAGGACAGGAGGTGTTTGCAAGTCAGGGCTGCGGCGCGCTGCGGCGTCTACGCTGGATCTGCCCGGCTAAACACTAGACCCACGCTTGGAAAAGCACTACAGCACATCCAGGATAGTCTAAAAGTGCctcattttaaagcaaagagCCCACATGACTAcccagggaggggagcaggggcttGGAGCACACCACACACTCAGCACTTCACCAGCCAGACATTCCTTGCACTGAGGAGAAGCCAGGACTGGAAAGGAATTCAGGAGCTGCATGGCGTGGtgggaatggcacagaaaaGACATCACAGACACTTGGTGTGAATGCAGGGAACGAAGGAAGGGGCATCTCCACCTTGGATTCTCTCcccctcccaggctgcagcaatACAACACAAAGGtttgtacacacacacacacacacacacacaggatgTGCTGCAAGGCAcgcacacacagacacagacaggtgTTTTCCAAACCAGACTGCCAAAGAGGTGGGTTCCAGGTGCTGAACCTGGACTGTTAAGAGACCACAAAAAGTGGAAAATCCCTTGGGAACAGGACAGACTACGTTCAAAAATCCCTTACAAACAGGACATACCAGGTTTGCCGTGCAGGGAGGGCTCGAAGGAGCGACGTGCCCCgatgaggagctgcagccccatcACCACCTCTGTGGTGTTTCTGGATTAAATTGGTGGCCTTGCATCTGAGTGCTCTAAGGGCAGGCAGGATTTGGAGGTGGAGGAAAGGTTAAGGCCATTGGCTGAGAactgtttttcccctcttctgttGCCAAAGGTGaagacaaggaaataaaaacatttttgaaagcaaaactggAGACTCAAGTGAAGCAGGTGCTTCACTTTCCTCCCCCAATCTATCTATGCCCTGATCTGTGGTCAGGGCAGAATAGATAGATGCTGTGCCTAATGTCACACACTGCTAAAAACAATCCTAGGCCAGAGctgagaaggagggaggggacaggaaagGTAGAAACATCTCTTGAAAACAGAAGTCACTGTCTGAAAATCACTACCCTACTTGGCAAAACATGaaccagagcaggagggggtgattttccttccttctaaGCAACGTAAGCAAAACTCCCTGTGAAAATTTCCCTGCGAAGttgtgctgcagaaatctgAGGGGAGAGGAGGACCCTTCTGCTTCTAACCTTCCCCAGGCTGTAAGTgacacactgctgctgggagacaCATCCACAGCTCATGCCAAGAGTGCTTTAGGCTACCAGGATCTCACCAGGAGCTGTAGCCCTGCTTCCTAAAACTCCTGTGAGCCCAACACACCTGCTCCAGTCTCTGTGCTGGCAAAGGTGGAGGCACCAACCTCCAACTGCACCATGACATGGTGTCTGATATTCCCAGAGGCCATGCACCTTTGGGAATATTTTCTTAGCTCACCATAGGAGTAGCCATGCATTCCAAGACCATGGACATTCAGCAGGTCAGATTTGGAGGTAAATAAGACAGACATGAGCCAAGAGAAGAATTGCCAGGTCAGGTTATACCCCTCCACTGTCCCATCCAGGGACTGTGTCAGAGGGAGACACTGCATAGGCAACACCTGAGGAATGCACACCTCCCTCtatccctgcagcccctgaattcatccatccatccatccatccatccatccatccatccatccatccatccatccatccatccatccatccatccatccatccatccatccatccatccatccatccatccatccatccatccatccatccatccatccatccatccatccatccatccatccatccatccatccatccatccatccatccatccatccatccatccatccatccatccatccatccatccatccatccatccatccatccatccatccatccatccatccatccatccatccatccatccatccatccatccatccatccatccatccatccatccatccatccatccatccatccatccatccatccatccatccatccatccatccatccatccatccatccatccatccatccatccatccatccatccatccatccatccatccatccatccatccatccatccatccatccatccatccatccatccatccatccatccatccatccatccatccatccatccatccatccatccatccatccatccatccatccatccatccatccatccatccatccatccatccatccatccatccatccatccatccatccatccatccatccatccatccatccatccatccatccatccatccatccatccatctcaGTTAAAGGTGCACAACAGGCTCTGTACCACAACTCACCCCACTGTGTCACAGCCTCTTTCTAATCATCACCCCTGCTCATGGGCTGTGGCCGCTGCCGAGCTCCCATTGGACCTCACCTAATCTCTGACCCAATTTAAATCCAAAATGTAAGGGGTTTTTATAATACTGTTTTGCAGCAGCCAAGAGAAGCCTAATGGAAGCTTTCACAGGTAGATCTCCTCACCTCTTGCTGTTTAGTGCTGAGCACCGGCCAAAGCACTAAACAGCCTCTCTCCTCCCCCTCACAAGGTCTGGCTTTAGAGCCAAGGTACTCACCCATGAAATCAGGCTGCTCTCGAGGCTGGgaatttgtttccatttccaaaGTGTGGATGAGTTACAAATCCCTGCTACTACTGTCACAAGAGGGAGGTAAGAAATCTACCCAGGACAAACTCCAGTGCCCCTTGAAAGGGGTTTCCCTGGTATAAAGCAGGTAGGTCAATGTCACTCTCATGGGGTCCCAGGTCCTCTCTGCCCCTAACACCAGCTCATgtctccccttttcctgtctTCCCATGTGCTGAGACCACAGCCttcagtgggggaaaaaaatccagtgaaagGCCTTATCCAAAGCCCAAAAAAAATGAGCATAAACAGTCCAGCCAACCACGAGGGAACTTGGACTGAGGTCACAGCACCCTGCAAAGCTCAGCCTAACTTTAGGAAATACTAGATCCAAAACAAAGTCTCTCTATCCTAAACACTGCCCATGTGACCTTGGTGAGCCCTGGGACCCTGAAGGCTGCAATGGGATTTCTCCAGGCtacagcacagcccctctggtCACTGTCCCgctggcagctcagccagaAGAGTGACCTGATGTGACATCCCAGGCTCACTCTCAGCTCTGCCACGCTGCAGcctccacctgcagctgccctggttCCTCAGGAGCACTTCCAGGCAGGTGTTCAAAGGTGGGATGATGAGCGGCAGATACACAGACACGGATTAGGGATCGCCAGTGGCTGCTGGATCAGGGAGCTGCCTCTTCCCTGCCACTGTGCTTCCCTTGGCCTGGTGGGGGCTGGAAAAacacccccagcacagcaggacaggcaaGCCAGGCCTTAGCATTCCCTTTCCATCTTCTTTACCACAGCCCAAGTTAAAACAGAaccaaacagaaaccaaaacacaaactgGGACTGCGAATGGGATGTAGAACACTTTGGACTTGAAAACGGGACTGCAAGGGGGAAGGGGGGGTGTCTCCCAGGGAGgacagcaggggaggggaggggacaccGTCATTTACACCGATCAGGAGAAGCTGTAATCTATACACAGCGGTATAAGCCAAGATATATTACATGAAAGAACACACTGAGTGCATGGAGTTACCCACAGCGGGTCAGACTGGCACAGTTGTCTTGAACAAGACCCTGGAGTTGCAGTTGGTGTTTGTTGTTGACCTATCTAGCTCACTCTCTATATATATAGCTATGTATAGAATTTCTCTGCATGCATTTGTCTCAAAAGGAGCTGtacagctgggctgggtttcTCATCCCCACCCCGTCTCGGTCTTCATTTTTTCCGGGCTAGGAATGCCACTCCCACAATCACAGCCAGCGCAGCCACCGCCACTCCTCCGACGATGATCAAGGGCTTCATGTTGTCGAAGAAGCTGCCCGGTGACTCCTCGGAGCTGTTTCCCTTGTGGTCAGAGTCAGGGGACTGGCCGCTGGCCTCCTGCGCCTCCGTGGCGGCGGGGCTGCCTTTCAGGTTGCTGTGGTTGTTGGCGATGGCGGCGTCACCGCCCGCCTTCTTGGTGGCcgtggcaggagcaggctgctcttTGGGGGTCTCCTTCTTGTCTGCATTCGTGGCAGGCCCAGGGTTGGGTTTTTCCGGCTTCCCGGAGCTGGCGGCCTTGGCGTCGGGTTTGTTTCCGCTTCGGACGTTGCCTTTGGAATCCATCCTGGGGTGCTCTGGGCAGTGACTGGACACGTGGAGCTATCCCAGCTCTTCTCCCTTGCCcggctgctgcaggaagcagaggagcCACCCGAGCTCAAGGCCTGGAAGCAGCGGTCTTGGGATGCTTGTTATGCTGGCAGTGTCCTACCTGGACATGGTACAGCACCTGGAGGGGGAATCAGAGCAAGGAGAGGTGAGTGACAGGGCAGAGCAAGCCAGTGTTGCTGTGCCTGGAGGTGACAGAGGAGAACTGAAAGGAAGACTTGTTGCTGTGCCTGGAGGTGACAGAggagaacagaaaggaaaactctTGGCTCCTTCTTTCTGAACTGTGAACTCCATTCAGAGCATTTACCACAGGCTCTGTGCCTGTAACAATCACAGAACCAgagaatggcctgggttggatgggaccttaAAACTCACCTTGATCatgccacgggcagggacaccttccattgGATCAGAGGGCTCCAAGCCCTGTACAGCCTGggcttggacacttccagggatgggggagccacagcctctctggtcaatgtgtgccagggcctcagcaccctcacagggaaggatttttcccTAATATCAAACAGGAACATCAAATAAGTTGGACTGACTGTCATCTATGGCTGTCACATCTGGGCATCTGCAGTCCAAGTCCatcctggctgtgtgtgtgaggcCATTTGTCAGCAATGACAAACTTACATCCAACCATCCAACCAAATAAACCTTACTTTGCCTTTGCTCACCTTTTCACTTCCTTCTGGGTAAGCAGAGAACACTTTGTTCCACGGGAAAGGAGATGGATAGATCCTCACTGTCTCACCCTCCACCCTTTCTTTAACAGCACTATCCCAAGGTGCATTTAGGAAATGGGTAATATGTGATCTTGTGTGATACTCTCCCTCCAGATGGGTACTGCAGGAAAACCAGGATTAATTCCTCAGTTCTCACAGGTATTAGAGATAAAAGGATTATTCCTGCCAACATTTTGGTggaacaacagcaaaacaaagtgCCAGGTCACCCGCTAGTGCAAAACAGAGAATTGACTGCACGGATTTACAGCAGAGCTGGATCTCTTGGTGACAGAGACATCTCACTCCTGTGATCTCCTTTCAGTGATTGCTGGACTTATCCATGGAGCCAAACTGGTAATCAGCTGGGGCTGTCTTCCCCAGGGAACTGGTGGAAGCAATGAACAGCTCAACTGCACCACGGGAATTAAGCAAAGGGATAAAGTGGGCTTTGAGGGGATGTAAAACTACTTCACAACAACTTCACCCCACAAACCTGTCAGGGCAGGGCGAGCTGAGGATGGAGCTCCTGAGGCTGCACTTCCATGTGATGGGAGGAGAGGACCATGCTCTGGGCATTTTGCCACCAGGCTCTGGCAGTTCAGCACCACATCAGCTCCAAGCTCAGGAAATAAAGAGGAACCAGGAGGCAGCGTCGGATCCGAGCCTCTGGCTTTGCTGGCTCCCTGCTGACCTtcagggctgccaggagcctgctgggAACTTTCTGCCTGCTAAGTGAAATCAGAGCTCATTGTCTGGATCCAGAGCTGAGAGGCTCCTCAAAAACCTCAGCCAGCAAAGGTTCcttccacagcagctcagagagcagaTCGCTCCTCCAATGACAGGAACGAAGTCCCAGGACTGCAGCAATGATCTGTGCTGCTGACTCTGCTGGAAAAGAGGCTGACAGACGTGAGGCTTTCATCCCTGTTTAGGCAGGAATGGAGGAAATCCCACAGAAATTACAGGTTTGGGACTAGAGCAAAGCTGAGCAACACCTTATGACTCCTAAACATAAGATGGAAACgcctccctctcctgctttcccttaCTAGCCATTGCTTGGTGGccaccagctgctccagtgccagtcagctggagcagactgaGGGAACTGCAGCACTAAAATAATGGAATTCCATGGCTCTCACAGAATATCCTAAGTTGGAACCCACAAGGATCTTCCAGTCCAGCTCCTCATGCTGCACTAGGCATGGTGAGCATAAAACCCCGTATTTCTCAGGGACTGCAGCTGGACAGTGCTTGCATTCCCTAGTTTGGGATACTAAACCCTTTTGGAAAGCCCAGACTGTGCCTCTCTCATGGTTTGCTGAGTGTGTATCAGACACTTGGGTATCCTGTACCACATGAACACCACCCCGGATGCTCACCCAGCTTCAGACCTCGCTGTGGTTTGGGAGGGAAACAAGGGCCTGCCAAGTGCaagaatattttcctctcaGTGCTCATTCTCTAATACTTCTGTGGATATCACCTGCCTCACCTTTTCCTATGCTTCCAGAGGGCATCCATACTGCTCTGTCAGCACAAGTCCTACATAAATCCAGGGCAGAGGCTGCACACAGTCacttccacagctctgctcctctggcttGGGACCAATTtatcctttggtttttttcaatcCGGTACAGTGAGACACAAAGAAAGAGTAAGTGGAGCCCACAACTCAAGTGGGCTCAGAagttaaagcaaattaattgtggcataaatattaattttccttctttgttgcTTTGATATCAGTTAACTGGGCCACTCACACACTCTGATATTTGTGTTGGTACAGTATATGGACCAAGCATTAAAATTCTGCTCCTTCCCTAGGAAAGTCATGTGCAGCCTATGGAGATGGTGAAGCACATCAGAGAGGGGGAACTCACCTTTTTGCTGAGAAATGGGGACTCTGCACTGCTCAGGCCCCTCAGTGTTTATCCACACCCCTCACTGATCCAGATTCCTGAGGGCAGGAAAGCTGGTTTTGCTTGGAGCCCATGCTGGGCCATGGAGCTTTGTCCTGCCACCATGCCCTGCATTGCCACAAACAATTTCCTGATTCCAAGTCATTTCCActaacagcaacaaaaccccCTCATGCAGCTTCAAAAAGGTTTCAAAAAGATGTAGAAACCAAACTAAGCCAAAAATCAATATCAGCAGTTCTTAAGTGCCCGCAGAAAAGGGCTTTTGTCTGTGGTTTTCCATCACTGCAAGTAGCCACAGGATCACCCATCATCTCTCCAGACCCTCTGGCCTGTCTCCTCCTCCTGTTCCTGGGTACCCGTAGCAGCACATCCTCTTCCATCCCAGTTCTTAACTCTATTCTGTGTGCTCTTGACTCCCTGCCTTGGGAATCAtctctcctctccatcctgtATTTCGAAGGGCATGACCATGAGCTCATCTTTAAGCACCTCTGTCTTCCCCAGGCTGACGAAAGAGATGCTTTCCTCATTTCCAAAAACTAAGCCTGCATATGAGGGTTCCTCCCCATTCCTTtgtctcctcctcttccctaaTGCCATCAGAAAAACCAAGTTTTTATCTAATGACACATTTTCCTacctttgctttcttctttaaagCTCCTTACATCTTTTTATTCCTCCATTCTTTCTTGtcagctgctgtctctgcctgtCTACCCATTCCTCCCCCCTTccagctccctctctgcctcctacacaggcagcagcacttggCAATAAGATTTTGTGGGAGACAGGCTTcattccctcccttttccctgctccatgcTATTTCTGTTTAACAATCAGTGCCCTTTCAGGAAGGTTCTCATTGCCAGCAGTTAACCAGCTCTTTCCCAGACTGGGAAGTGGGAGCTGGCATAATAAAACCAgatgagaaaggagaaaaaggaaaatgaaagcctTCCAACTTGCTGCTGCTAAAACCAgatgagaaaggagaaaaaggaaaaggaaagcctTCCAACCTGCAAAGATTGTGTTGCAAAGATTGGCACACAAatgccacagctgccctgggatgctctCAAGGTCAGTGCAGTCGGACTCACCCAGCGCAACAAGCTGCCGCCAGAGCAACAGGAACTGCTTCCCTTGGCTCCCTGAAGGGCACTTTTCCTGCCTCAAATCCCAGCAAATCACCAAGCACATCTATTCATCTGTCTCCTGCGTGCACAGATGAAAGCTGCATCAGTCCTGCACCGAAGGCAGCGGATGAGTCATTGCTaagctgtgccacagcacagctccatcagGATGgccccttccctctgcagggacCAGCCCCATCCCATCTCCAAAGCCTCTAGTGCTCCCCTACTGCTGCCATTTGGAAGGAAAGGTCAGTCACTTTGCAAGgccaaggagctgctccagggtgTGGGTCTGGGGTGCAGTGGGAAGCTCATCCATAGGGTTTTTCCCTCTGCTACGAAAAGCAGCATATTTCCATCAGGTCCTTGACTGCCACACTGAGACTGGCACAAGGAAGGATTTAACAACACAGTGGGGTTATGTATCAGGATTTATCCTGCAACAAAGGTCCATCCCTACACTCCAGGTGTCCTCCAGTTGGAAACATCCATCTTGGAAATAGCTGCCGACCACATCTGACCTGGAGCAATGCCGTGCAGAGAGAGCCAGAAATGGCAGGAAACACCTTATCTTCAAATCCTCCCCTCATCCCCTaatcttctcttcctttctttgtcACTCCTGCCTGTCTGGAAGAAATGTACTCATCCCCTGTGCACAGGACAGACAGACCCTTGCTCTCCctaaggaagcagcagctggcaccaAATGTGGCTCTGGTGCAGCAGAGGGagctcctttcccagcactCTCACCATCCCGCTCTCCTCCACCTTCTCCTCTAACCCCAAAGGAATGCAGCTTGGACAGCCCTGTCCTTTAGGAAGTGTCCTCAGGGGCCTGtgcctgtcccctctgccacaTGTGGAGTGATCTGTCAGGATCTGGAAGGATTTGTGCCCAGTCCCCTCCTGCAACtgagcagcattcccagggctTCAACTCCCCATTTCcaatggggaaaagcagcatttctcccttttctttagGTGCTGGAGGAACAAATGTGTTAAAGGCAGGGAGATGCCAAGCAAGCACCCAGGAGAAGGACGGCAGAGTAGTGACTAAGCTTTTCCCCTTGCCCAAGAAGTGCAATGAAGGTGGATGAGGTAATGCACTGCCTCTGATATTACCATAAATGTTAAAGCAGCTTTACATAAAGAGCTTGTGTTCTCTCAGCTGCCGTGAGCAGCTCCCCAAGGAGGATTTGAGCTCTCTTCCAGGCTATTTCAGCCCCCAGCTCCTGACGCAACGCACGGCAAACGTGACACGACGCAATGCAAACCTCACACCAGCAGAGTCACTTGTCACAGATGCTTCTGAACGGCCtcagtgctgcacagccagggacaggctgtacaggagcctgctgtgcttcccagccctcccaAACCCAACCCTCAGAGACAGCAGCACCAAGTCGCAGCAAACACTGGTGACCCACTTCACTCTCATGAGATATTTATGAATCCTTTTCCCAATCTGTTGGTTGTTACTCCCCACAtccctcctcccatccctggattAAACATTTCCCTCTCAAACAATCCCTTTGAATCTTGTGAAGAGTGTCAGATGCTGCAAGTATTTtagcagtggcagcagcctcAGATTGCTGCCACGGGGGGAGATCTGCCAGCCAAGCCTCTGCTCCACGGCTGCGgcaattcctgcagctgctctgagccccagcATGCTCTTCACTGGtccagctggtgctggcagtGACCAAAAATCTGCACCCACCACCCCCATAGCATGGCCAGGACCCCCCTTCTCACTTCCAGTGCCACCGAGCCACACCTcctctctccaggctgggcaATGCATCCACACTCAGAGATTGGATTGTACCTGGCACCAAGGGGAGGTGTGGGAACAGGCCGGGTTCCTGTAGCCCAGCAAAGGCGGCTTTGCCCTCCATTTGCAAAGGGAAAGGCTCTGGGATACAGACCCTGGGccacacagctgcacagggaaaggctctgggaTACAGACCCTGGGCCACTAGCTGCACACAGGTGTGACACCATGGCCAGTGTTCTCTCTGGAGGCTGCCCAGCCATGCTGTccacacaggtgacacagcacTTCAGTCTCCCCAGCAGAAAGAGCCCAAGAACAGGACATATATGGTCTTTTTCTGCACCACAACCTCTGCAGATGACAAGCTCTGAGCTGAGTGTCACCTCTGCAAACCACACACATCCTGTCCCCAAAGAGCTCCTGGGATGGACGTGGcagacattttcttctctgagagATGGAGGCGGCATTGCAGACACACCACACTCCCGCCAGGAGCTCAACCTGTGTTCTTTTGGGGGGGTTTAACCCCAAACACAGCTCCAACCTACCCTGGTAAGACACCCTGTCTGTACACAGCCACGTACACAGCAAAAACCAGGCACTGCcaagcagccctgggagagagAAGATTTTGTCTCCAGCCACGTGCTCCGACTGACTCCGTAGGGGTGGGCACTGAGTCACACCAGGCACGGCCCCGGCCTGATGCCGGCAAGAGAAGTCACATCTGGCAAAGCACCTCAAATGCCACCAACCTTCCCCACACAGCTGCACTCTCAGACACATCTTATAGCAAGATAATTTCTAGAATTCGACAGAATCTGGAAATACTTTGCTGAGGCTGGGTTGGAAATACCCTGCTGCAAAGTCTGGCTCATCAGGGTCTCAACACAGTCCCCAAGCCCCTAAAACAGAGTTCAGAACACTTCAATTTGCTGTGCTGACCCCACTTTAATCTTGGGTTTGAACCCCCCTCAGACACAAAATCAAATTCTCTTTTCACCTGTAcagttccattttttttttgttagcagAGCAAAATTGTAGCTTTAAGCCTTCAGAATTCATGAGGTGTTAGACCTTGAGCctctccctggcagggctgagcatcccTCACCCCAAGTCAGAAATTCAGGGCATAAAGGAAACGTTTCTCAGCCaggatgactttttttttccacagcagctATTTGTCAATACACTGGACCAAAGCACTGGAGCAATAATGGGGAATACTTTGGGAGACACTGCAGCAAGAG containing:
- the CEND1 gene encoding cell cycle exit and neuronal differentiation protein 1, which produces MDSKGNVRSGNKPDAKAASSGKPEKPNPGPATNADKKETPKEQPAPATATKKAGGDAAIANNHSNLKGSPAATEAQEASGQSPDSDHKGNSSEESPGSFFDNMKPLIIVGGVAVAALAVIVGVAFLARKK